A portion of the Lysinibacillus timonensis genome contains these proteins:
- a CDS encoding erythromycin esterase family protein: MPKKLINAIKEHSLPLNEESLDKIVEAIGNARIVMIGEASHGTHEFYTIRAELSKKLIEQKGFNIIGVEGDWPAVQAINRYVKGYGDETPSAREVLLKSFNRWPTWMWANEEVETFSEWLKEKNATLDNKVGFYGIDMYSLFESIDEVLNFLSENPKYEVDLEHARKAFTCFEPYNRMPEHYALSAAHFTDECISEVSRLLSSLRSNEDRFSDKYEEDLNVIMNALVAKNAEAYYREMMHDAKSWNTRDYHMVEAINELMNYHGDNAKMIIWEHNTHIGDASETDMKDDGLINVGQVIREQYGHDHTFAVGFGTYQGTVIAADRWGDPKDVITVPPSKLSTWEGQLHAASPDDKVLLFTNDNRELFNEWIGHRAIGVVYNPEYEAYGNYVPSRVGSRYDAFIFIDQSKALKPLKE, encoded by the coding sequence ATGCCAAAAAAACTAATCAATGCGATTAAAGAACACTCCCTTCCTTTGAATGAAGAGAGCTTGGATAAGATTGTTGAAGCAATAGGAAATGCACGTATTGTGATGATTGGTGAAGCATCGCATGGTACACATGAATTTTACACAATCCGCGCTGAACTTTCTAAAAAATTAATTGAACAAAAAGGCTTTAACATCATTGGTGTAGAAGGAGATTGGCCTGCAGTTCAGGCAATAAACCGCTATGTTAAAGGCTACGGAGATGAAACTCCGTCAGCAAGAGAGGTGTTACTAAAATCATTTAATCGATGGCCGACGTGGATGTGGGCAAATGAAGAAGTAGAAACGTTTTCAGAATGGCTGAAAGAGAAAAATGCCACTTTAGACAATAAAGTTGGTTTTTACGGAATAGATATGTACAGTCTTTTTGAGTCGATTGATGAAGTGTTGAACTTTTTATCTGAAAATCCTAAATATGAAGTCGACTTAGAACATGCAAGGAAAGCTTTCACCTGCTTCGAGCCTTATAATCGAATGCCAGAGCACTATGCCCTTTCTGCTGCTCATTTTACAGATGAATGTATCAGCGAAGTATCGAGACTGTTGAGTTCTTTGCGAAGCAATGAAGACCGATTCTCGGACAAGTACGAGGAAGATTTAAATGTCATTATGAACGCGCTTGTTGCCAAGAATGCAGAAGCCTATTATCGTGAAATGATGCACGACGCGAAATCTTGGAATACCCGTGATTACCATATGGTCGAAGCTATTAATGAATTGATGAACTATCATGGTGATAATGCAAAAATGATTATTTGGGAGCATAACACCCATATCGGGGATGCCTCGGAAACCGATATGAAGGACGATGGGTTAATTAACGTTGGGCAAGTTATTCGAGAACAGTATGGCCACGACCATACATTTGCCGTTGGATTTGGGACATATCAAGGTACTGTTATCGCTGCAGATCGCTGGGGCGACCCAAAAGATGTGATTACTGTTCCACCTTCGAAGCTAAGTACATGGGAAGGACAGCTTCATGCGGCTAGCCCGGATGATAAAGTTTTGCTATTTACGAATGATAATCGAGAATTATTCAATGAGTGGATTGGTCACCGCGCAATAGGTGTTGTGTATAACCCTGAATATGAAGCTTATGGGAATTATGTACCTTCTAGGGTCGGTAGTCGATATGATGCGTTTATATTCATTGATCAGTCCAAAGCATTAAAACCATTGAAGGAATAA
- a CDS encoding type II toxin-antitoxin system HicB family antitoxin: MMAIYKYYSIIQWCDEDHNFMVDFPDIENVFTDGDTLHEAIMMAEDVLGSTLTYNEDENLPFNPPSPAKDIQVPDGASLILITVNTDDFRDEEQAE, from the coding sequence ATGATGGCAATATATAAATACTATTCAATAATTCAATGGTGTGATGAGGACCACAATTTTATGGTCGATTTTCCAGACATAGAAAATGTATTTACAGATGGCGACACGCTGCATGAGGCAATTATGATGGCAGAGGATGTTCTAGGATCTACGCTTACTTATAATGAGGATGAAAACCTGCCATTTAATCCCCCAAGTCCTGCTAAAGATATTCAGGTACCTGATGGAGCTAGTTTAATTTTAATAACTGTAAATACTGACGACTTTAGAGACGAAGAACAAGCTGAGTAA
- a CDS encoding DUF1904 family protein produces MPHLVIRGVSIEEMKRISKPLVNELAEICECGTDNFTFEVPHSTFVFEGEEIPAFPLIEVKWFERGQVTRDRFAQSVTKYILSTGVDEVEVVFIPFSEPAYYINGERVGD; encoded by the coding sequence ATGCCGCATTTAGTTATACGTGGAGTATCCATTGAAGAAATGAAAAGAATCAGCAAGCCATTAGTAAATGAACTTGCAGAAATTTGTGAATGCGGGACAGATAATTTTACGTTCGAAGTACCTCATTCTACGTTTGTTTTTGAAGGGGAAGAGATTCCGGCCTTCCCGCTAATTGAAGTGAAATGGTTTGAGCGTGGACAAGTGACCCGCGATCGTTTCGCGCAGTCTGTAACTAAATACATCCTATCAACTGGTGTCGATGAAGTAGAAGTCGTATTCATTCCTTTTTCAGAACCCGCCTATTATATTAATGGCGAAAGAGTTGGAGATTGA
- a CDS encoding YkoF family thiamine/hydroxymethylpyrimidine-binding protein, translating into MTNQSCGTSKIAGASFSLHPMSDDFIDIITSSLKEVDTTKVWMKTDDVTTTVRGKLVHVFDVTSAIFLNAAKTGKHVAFQATYSLGCPGDSQGDVYLAEDDEPANTRVSEQIKQSIAAKFSLYPLGTGSYMDVIYQQIEAIKEYASVTHAHYSTRLDGDAAQIFNGLHTVFEAVVNAGSSHTVMTVTISANSPSHRGDQHE; encoded by the coding sequence ATGACAAATCAAAGTTGTGGAACAAGTAAAATTGCGGGTGCAAGCTTTTCCTTGCATCCAATGAGTGATGATTTTATTGATATTATAACAAGTTCACTTAAAGAAGTAGATACAACAAAGGTCTGGATGAAGACAGACGATGTCACAACGACAGTTCGTGGAAAATTGGTTCATGTTTTTGACGTAACGAGCGCTATTTTCTTAAATGCGGCAAAAACAGGAAAGCATGTTGCATTTCAAGCTACTTATTCTCTAGGATGTCCTGGAGATTCGCAAGGTGATGTTTATTTAGCTGAAGATGATGAACCTGCCAATACACGAGTATCTGAACAAATAAAACAGTCAATTGCAGCAAAGTTTTCACTATACCCTTTAGGAACAGGTTCGTACATGGATGTTATTTACCAACAAATAGAGGCGATAAAGGAATATGCATCTGTCACACATGCGCATTATTCTACACGCTTAGATGGAGATGCTGCCCAAATTTTTAATGGTCTTCACACTGTATTTGAGGCAGTTGTCAATGCTGGATCTAGTCATACGGTCATGACAGTGACGATTTCAGCAAATAGTCCATCCCATCGAGGTGATCAGCATGAATAA
- a CDS encoding ECF transporter S component: MNNWRFKEIVVLSALAVVFGVVYLAFLPLGKLLVGFFGPIGYDLIFGIWFIVSIIAAYIIRKPGAAFLSETIAAMVEVLIGNAVGPMLIISGMIQGLGAEAVFAATRWRNYSTLVLMLAGVGSSVTSFVYGYFMGGFVSLETGYVIAMFVARVISGALIAGLLGKAISDGLAKTGVLSSYALGKEVRKGKVA, encoded by the coding sequence ATGAATAACTGGCGTTTTAAAGAAATCGTTGTCCTTTCAGCATTAGCTGTCGTATTTGGAGTTGTTTATTTAGCGTTCCTTCCATTGGGGAAATTGCTCGTAGGGTTCTTTGGTCCAATTGGCTATGATCTCATTTTTGGCATTTGGTTTATCGTTTCCATCATTGCGGCTTATATAATCCGTAAACCGGGGGCGGCATTCTTATCGGAAACGATTGCGGCGATGGTTGAGGTGCTAATTGGAAATGCGGTAGGTCCTATGTTAATTATCAGTGGGATGATCCAAGGGCTTGGTGCTGAGGCTGTCTTCGCTGCAACAAGGTGGAGAAATTACTCAACGTTGGTTCTGATGCTAGCTGGCGTTGGCTCTTCGGTCACAAGTTTTGTTTATGGCTATTTTATGGGTGGGTTTGTATCTCTTGAGACGGGATACGTGATTGCGATGTTCGTTGCTCGTGTGATTAGTGGAGCATTAATTGCAGGACTTCTAGGAAAAGCCATTAGTGACGGACTTGCCAAAACAGGTGTACTTTCAAGCTATGCACTTGGAAAAGAAGTTCGGAAGGGGAAAGTGGCATGA
- a CDS encoding ABC transporter ATP-binding protein encodes MTPLVSVQNLSLRYEFAERDTLSNVSFKLEQGESILLLGPSGCGKSTLTLCLNGLYPRELDGSLSGDIIINGKPTSSYKPGQLSRIVGVVFQDPETQFCMLTVEDEIAFGLENISVPREEMDARIDDALRLVNMEGFKSATIATLSGGQKQKLALACILAMNPQLLILDEPTANLDPIARVELIQTIKQLKKELGFSLVIIEHQLDQWTDLADRCLLLNKEGTAFYDGSIRQAIRSHQKEIAEEGIWLPKVTQHVLSYYDPNYYHIPLTLEEFLHQAILYSRIKWDLKTEKIERAKRDSFLECKNVSYIANNQAILKDISLTIREGEFVAIVGRNGSGKTTLSRILTGLQRPSEGTVILRDQSLRDWKETHLRNEIGYVFQNPEHQFITNKVFDEVAFSLRMKGLHEQEIQNRVTRILGFFKLNDYVDEHPYMLSQGQKRRLSIATMIVDEQKILILDEPTFGQDMATNFEMMNLLSERYHTGTGIVMITHDMELVHTYAERIIVVHEGLIVADCTPAELWLQPVEVLKEWGLDLPIQVKMQQLCEKEDRNHVLTST; translated from the coding sequence ATGACGCCCCTTGTTTCGGTTCAAAATTTATCATTGCGCTATGAATTTGCAGAAAGAGATACATTATCAAATGTTTCCTTTAAGTTAGAGCAAGGTGAGAGCATTCTACTACTTGGTCCAAGTGGCTGTGGGAAAAGTACGCTTACGCTTTGTTTGAATGGATTATATCCTCGTGAGTTGGATGGCTCGTTATCAGGAGATATCATCATTAATGGAAAGCCAACATCGTCTTATAAGCCCGGTCAGCTAAGCCGTATCGTAGGCGTTGTGTTTCAAGACCCGGAAACACAATTTTGTATGTTGACTGTGGAGGATGAGATTGCATTTGGCTTAGAAAACATTTCTGTCCCTAGAGAAGAAATGGATGCTCGTATTGACGATGCCCTACGTCTTGTGAATATGGAGGGTTTCAAAAGCGCAACGATCGCTACTTTATCGGGAGGTCAGAAACAAAAACTTGCACTAGCATGTATTCTTGCTATGAACCCGCAGTTGCTTATATTAGATGAACCAACTGCAAATCTAGACCCTATTGCAAGAGTTGAACTGATTCAAACAATCAAACAGTTAAAAAAAGAACTTGGATTTTCTTTAGTGATCATTGAACATCAACTAGACCAATGGACGGACCTTGCTGATCGTTGTTTACTGTTAAACAAAGAGGGAACTGCTTTCTATGATGGTTCAATAAGACAGGCCATTCGCTCTCATCAAAAGGAGATTGCTGAAGAGGGCATTTGGCTTCCGAAAGTTACCCAACATGTACTTTCGTATTATGATCCTAATTATTATCATATTCCTTTGACGTTGGAGGAGTTCTTACACCAGGCAATCTTATACTCGAGAATTAAGTGGGATCTGAAAACAGAAAAAATAGAACGAGCAAAACGAGATAGCTTCCTAGAATGTAAGAATGTTTCATATATAGCTAACAACCAAGCAATTCTAAAAGATATCTCTCTAACAATTAGAGAAGGAGAATTTGTTGCAATTGTCGGCAGGAATGGAAGCGGAAAGACAACTTTGTCTAGAATTCTTACCGGGCTTCAACGACCTAGTGAAGGGACAGTCATACTGCGAGATCAATCATTACGAGACTGGAAGGAAACACACCTTCGTAACGAAATAGGCTACGTTTTTCAAAACCCGGAACACCAATTTATTACGAATAAAGTGTTCGATGAAGTCGCTTTTAGCCTACGAATGAAGGGCTTACATGAACAGGAAATACAAAATCGTGTTACCCGTATACTTGGGTTTTTTAAATTAAATGATTATGTAGATGAGCATCCTTATATGCTTAGCCAAGGGCAAAAGAGAAGATTAAGTATTGCGACGATGATTGTGGATGAGCAAAAAATATTGATATTAGATGAACCAACTTTCGGGCAAGATATGGCGACAAATTTTGAAATGATGAATTTATTAAGTGAACGGTATCATACAGGGACTGGCATTGTCATGATTACCCACGATATGGAGCTTGTTCATACTTACGCAGAACGTATTATTGTCGTACATGAGGGGTTGATTGTAGCAGATTGTACTCCGGCTGAACTTTGGTTGCAGCCAGTTGAAGTGTTAAAAGAATGGGGACTCGACTTGCCAATTCAAGTGAAAATGCAACAACTATGTGAAAAGGAAGATCGTAATCATGTTCTTACATCAACTTAA
- a CDS encoding energy-coupling factor transporter transmembrane protein EcfT: MFLHQLNPAMKAITVVILVILLALIFDPVTPSIVLLCTILIVFIGGNVSWKRYFLYLSPFLLFSFGMFWTTLVFAKQSDSSAQMISILTFEFPRESLIIALALAVRVLSVAALSLLFIFTTNTIDFILSLIQQLKLSPRIAYGVLAGYRFLPMMKNEMKIIREAHRIRGVNQATTITEKCGQYKRYAIPLLASAIRKAERTATAMESKGFTGERNRTFFRQFTISNKDWIFLVIMLMIYAAAVYTSYSLGYLQLYNGEL, from the coding sequence ATGTTCTTACATCAACTTAACCCAGCTATGAAAGCAATTACTGTGGTCATTTTAGTCATACTGCTGGCGTTGATATTCGATCCAGTCACGCCATCCATTGTACTTCTATGTACGATATTAATCGTTTTCATTGGTGGAAACGTCAGCTGGAAAAGGTATTTTCTATATTTGTCGCCGTTTCTATTATTTTCTTTTGGCATGTTCTGGACAACCTTGGTTTTTGCGAAACAGTCCGATAGCTCGGCACAAATGATATCCATATTAACATTTGAATTTCCTAGGGAATCCCTTATTATTGCATTAGCGCTAGCAGTACGGGTGTTAAGTGTGGCAGCATTGTCATTACTCTTCATTTTCACGACGAATACAATTGATTTTATCTTAAGCTTAATTCAGCAGCTGAAATTGTCGCCCCGGATTGCATATGGGGTCCTAGCTGGATACCGCTTTTTACCGATGATGAAAAACGAGATGAAAATTATCCGAGAAGCCCACCGAATTCGAGGGGTTAACCAGGCGACTACAATTACAGAGAAATGTGGCCAATATAAGCGCTATGCGATTCCACTACTTGCAAGTGCAATAAGAAAAGCCGAAAGAACTGCCACTGCAATGGAATCTAAAGGATTTACGGGTGAGCGAAACCGTACCTTTTTCCGACAATTCACCATTAGTAACAAAGATTGGATTTTCCTAGTCATCATGCTAATGATATATGCAGCAGCAGTCTATACTTCTTACTCCCTAGGCTATCTACAGTTATATAATGGAGAACTTTAA
- a CDS encoding IclR family transcriptional regulator, with protein sequence MQTIDRAMDIIRALAVNSQWLSITELSKECELPVSTMHRLLKSLEKHGLIQQSIKTKEYGLGTLWLEYGLQMYDSLDFTNQIKTEMEQLMRTVKESIYFNKPMGTESLVFERIDSPENQIRVIDKIGIRVPMNIGAANKTMLAHMDKAKSDEIINALIPKEEQPLFYEMLAEIKTKGFGISRGERTEGTISVAAPVFNHTGDIEGAISIGSVSFNMTDEKLHYFIENVIESGKRISKNLGYKR encoded by the coding sequence ATGCAAACAATCGATCGAGCGATGGATATTATACGAGCACTAGCAGTAAATTCACAGTGGTTATCCATTACAGAACTATCAAAAGAATGTGAACTTCCTGTAAGCACTATGCACCGTTTACTTAAGTCATTAGAAAAGCATGGTCTGATTCAACAAAGTATCAAAACAAAGGAATACGGGTTAGGAACACTTTGGCTTGAGTATGGATTACAAATGTACGATTCCTTGGATTTTACAAATCAAATTAAAACGGAAATGGAACAATTAATGCGAACCGTAAAAGAAAGCATCTACTTCAACAAACCAATGGGAACGGAATCATTAGTGTTTGAGAGAATTGATAGTCCAGAAAACCAAATTCGCGTGATCGATAAAATCGGTATCCGAGTGCCGATGAACATTGGTGCTGCCAACAAAACAATGCTAGCCCATATGGACAAAGCAAAATCAGATGAAATCATTAATGCCCTTATTCCAAAAGAAGAGCAACCACTATTTTATGAAATGCTTGCTGAAATTAAAACAAAAGGTTTCGGTATAAGCCGTGGTGAAAGAACAGAAGGTACCATTTCAGTAGCAGCACCGGTCTTTAATCATACCGGGGATATTGAAGGTGCAATTAGTATTGGAAGTGTTAGTTTTAATATGACCGATGAAAAGCTACATTACTTTATCGAAAATGTAATTGAGAGTGGTAAGCGTATATCAAAAAATTTAGGATATAAAAGGTAA
- a CDS encoding cell wall hydrolase: MPRVKFRDADVDLVARMMRAEAEGEGNQGMLYVGNVIVNRAIADCLDFRDVRTIEDVIYQVQGGNYSFEAVQKGNLFYSPARENERRLARQVLNYWRDHPGKYALWYFNPYAPCPPSWYGQPFTGQFKNHCYYEPAAGTCASVYV, encoded by the coding sequence ATGCCAAGAGTAAAGTTCCGAGATGCTGACGTTGATTTAGTTGCAAGGATGATGAGAGCTGAAGCCGAGGGTGAAGGTAATCAAGGAATGTTATATGTTGGAAATGTCATTGTTAATCGTGCGATTGCAGATTGTTTAGATTTTAGGGACGTCAGAACGATTGAAGATGTTATTTATCAGGTGCAGGGCGGAAATTATTCATTTGAAGCTGTTCAAAAGGGAAATCTATTTTATAGTCCGGCGCGGGAAAATGAACGGAGATTAGCAAGGCAAGTATTAAATTATTGGAGAGACCATCCAGGGAAATATGCCCTATGGTATTTTAATCCATATGCTCCGTGCCCTCCGTCATGGTACGGTCAACCTTTTACAGGGCAATTCAAAAACCACTGTTATTATGAGCCAGCAGCTGGAACATGTGCAAGTGTCTATGTTTAG
- a CDS encoding PAS domain S-box protein — protein MINFIERFEQAFFYSTIGMAILSLNGQWLKVNPALCKMTGYTEKELLSISFRAITHPDDVEEDTRKIQALIEGKIDSYEMEKRYIHKNGNLVWVLLSVSTVREGKQPLFFISQVQEITERKKLELKLIESETRFRDLITQLPDPILVHDGDTIIFANPSTAHLIGATLQEVVGKSYREFIDPLKIEVAQKVTQEILENDQPLYDFELRIKSKDGQIKDAVLSAIPITYMGKKAVMVSYRDITDRKKMEQALKESEERYRLLVEHSPLGILVHQNQMIIYANSTASRLLGAEKKEDLIGLNVYQLIHPDYRFIALRRVECIEKGEFAPVIYEKFIRLDGREIDVEVSGIPIQSKGAAAVQVVFWDVTEKKKEEDLVRYRAYHDTLTDLPNRLKFQLDLEEEINKDTKFTIMYLDLHGLKPVNDAYGHQAGDMVLIKVTSRLSGVLDSVGLVYRIGGDEFAVVLPGQTSEPEIRGLITKIDEVIKQPIYISNTIVQVTTSIGIVFYPEHGVNMDTLLRHADLAMYQAKKTNTLYKIYNR, from the coding sequence ATGATTAATTTTATAGAGCGATTTGAACAAGCTTTTTTCTATTCAACAATTGGAATGGCCATACTTTCACTAAATGGTCAATGGCTAAAAGTGAATCCAGCATTATGCAAGATGACAGGCTATACAGAAAAGGAACTTTTATCTATTTCTTTTCGGGCCATAACTCACCCAGATGATGTAGAAGAAGATACCCGTAAAATTCAAGCTTTAATAGAGGGTAAAATCGATTCTTATGAGATGGAAAAACGATATATCCACAAAAATGGGAATCTTGTCTGGGTTTTGCTATCAGTTTCTACTGTCCGTGAAGGAAAGCAGCCTTTGTTTTTCATTTCCCAAGTTCAAGAAATTACTGAGAGGAAAAAATTGGAATTGAAATTAATTGAAAGTGAAACTAGATTCCGAGACCTTATTACCCAGTTACCAGATCCCATTTTAGTACATGATGGAGATACGATTATTTTTGCCAATCCCTCTACTGCCCATCTTATAGGGGCGACATTACAAGAAGTAGTAGGGAAGTCTTATAGAGAATTTATAGATCCACTTAAAATTGAAGTGGCACAAAAAGTTACTCAGGAAATTTTAGAGAATGATCAGCCTCTGTATGATTTTGAATTAAGGATAAAGAGTAAAGATGGACAAATTAAGGATGCTGTACTTTCTGCAATCCCGATTACTTATATGGGAAAAAAGGCAGTCATGGTTAGTTACCGAGACATCACTGACCGAAAAAAAATGGAGCAAGCTTTAAAAGAAAGTGAAGAACGCTACCGACTTTTAGTTGAGCATTCACCATTAGGAATTTTGGTACATCAAAATCAGATGATTATATACGCAAACTCAACTGCATCCCGACTATTAGGGGCAGAAAAAAAAGAAGATCTTATCGGTTTAAACGTTTATCAGCTAATCCACCCAGATTATCGATTCATTGCATTAAGAAGGGTTGAATGTATAGAAAAAGGAGAATTTGCACCAGTAATTTATGAAAAATTCATTCGGCTCGATGGGCGGGAAATTGATGTGGAAGTAAGTGGGATTCCTATTCAATCAAAAGGGGCAGCAGCTGTCCAAGTGGTGTTTTGGGATGTTACAGAGAAAAAGAAAGAAGAGGACTTAGTACGCTACCGTGCTTATCATGATACATTAACAGATTTGCCAAATCGTCTTAAATTTCAATTAGACCTAGAAGAAGAAATTAATAAGGACACAAAGTTTACGATCATGTATTTAGATTTACATGGTCTTAAACCGGTCAATGATGCTTACGGTCACCAAGCTGGTGATATGGTACTAATTAAAGTGACATCTCGCTTAAGCGGAGTTCTCGATTCGGTAGGTTTGGTATATCGCATTGGGGGAGATGAATTTGCTGTTGTACTTCCTGGGCAAACTAGTGAACCAGAGATTAGGGGGTTAATTACTAAAATTGATGAGGTAATTAAACAACCAATTTATATTTCAAATACCATTGTTCAAGTAACGACAAGTATAGGTATTGTCTTTTACCCTGAACACGGAGTCAATATGGATACACTTCTCCGCCATGCAGATTTAGCAATGTACCAAGCGAAAAAAACAAATACTCTGTATAAAATTTATAATAGGTGA
- a CDS encoding MBL fold metallo-hydrolase, which yields MDKEMHYGEDYKFIPATSVGSGVGIEVLPDLYSYTVQIVNIHFVGDSKDHFVLVDAGMPDSAEEIISVTEERFGPNSRPKAIILTHGHFDHVGAIIELVKHWEVTVYAHALELPFLTGKMSYPEPDNTVEGGMVAKMSKVFPNEPINLGDRVERLPSDFSVPHMPGFRWIHTPGHSPGHVSLFRDADRALIAGDAFVTVKQESLYKVFTQEQEISGPPRYLTTNWRAAKDSVSKLESLKPTVALTGHGLPMSGESLANNLEILARDFDSIAIPDYGKYVNNDIN from the coding sequence ATGGACAAAGAAATGCATTACGGTGAGGATTATAAATTTATTCCTGCAACATCAGTAGGAAGTGGTGTTGGAATTGAGGTATTACCTGACTTGTACAGTTATACTGTCCAAATTGTGAATATTCATTTCGTAGGTGATAGTAAAGATCATTTTGTTTTAGTGGACGCAGGTATGCCTGATTCAGCAGAAGAAATTATTTCGGTTACAGAAGAACGTTTTGGGCCAAATAGTCGTCCGAAGGCAATTATCCTAACACATGGACATTTCGATCATGTTGGAGCAATTATTGAATTAGTTAAACATTGGGAAGTAACGGTGTATGCACACGCATTAGAGCTACCGTTCTTAACGGGAAAAATGAGTTATCCTGAGCCAGACAATACTGTTGAAGGTGGTATGGTCGCAAAGATGTCGAAAGTGTTCCCGAATGAGCCTATTAATTTGGGCGATCGTGTTGAGAGACTACCATCTGATTTTAGTGTTCCACATATGCCAGGTTTTCGTTGGATTCATACACCAGGACATTCGCCTGGACATGTCTCCCTGTTTAGAGATGCTGACCGAGCATTAATTGCCGGGGATGCATTTGTAACTGTAAAGCAGGAATCCTTATATAAAGTATTCACACAGGAACAGGAAATAAGTGGCCCTCCAAGATATTTAACAACTAATTGGAGAGCTGCTAAGGATTCCGTTAGTAAGTTAGAGTCGTTAAAACCTACTGTTGCCCTTACTGGACATGGTTTGCCAATGTCCGGAGAGTCTTTAGCCAATAACTTAGAAATACTCGCTCGTGATTTTGACAGTATCGCGATTCCGGATTACGGCAAATATGTGAATAACGACATTAATTAA
- a CDS encoding DUF3231 family protein yields MGILKSNKNPKEEPLHYGEIFAIWSHVLGNNGLIAAYQTMYNHTGDQELAKLLEEAITGMEEENQQLKDILKLNGVGLPPAPPERPIARIEDIPPGAKFMDQEISAKLSADIAAGLVACSTTIGMSTREDIAFMYGQFHMVKAQLGAKLLRLNKTKGWLIPPPLHVSHHS; encoded by the coding sequence ATGGGTATTTTAAAAAGTAATAAAAATCCAAAAGAAGAGCCCCTGCATTATGGTGAAATTTTTGCCATTTGGTCCCATGTTTTGGGGAACAATGGTTTAATTGCAGCTTACCAAACTATGTACAATCATACCGGTGACCAAGAGTTAGCCAAATTACTTGAAGAAGCGATTACTGGTATGGAGGAAGAAAATCAACAGTTAAAAGATATTCTAAAACTAAATGGTGTTGGGTTACCACCAGCTCCTCCAGAACGTCCAATCGCTCGTATCGAGGATATCCCACCTGGCGCTAAATTTATGGATCAGGAAATTAGTGCTAAACTTTCTGCAGATATTGCAGCAGGACTAGTTGCATGTAGTACAACGATTGGTATGAGTACGCGTGAAGATATCGCCTTTATGTACGGCCAATTTCATATGGTTAAAGCACAACTCGGCGCTAAATTGCTTCGCCTGAATAAAACAAAAGGTTGGCTCATTCCTCCCCCACTGCATGTTAGTCATCACTCATAG